Proteins from a single region of Companilactobacillus farciminis KCTC 3681 = DSM 20184:
- a CDS encoding YibE/F family protein, whose protein sequence is MKKNIRMLLLVGLLVILATVFTHFDSFLYENPVMKVQEVEVLHKSTSTDQYKNSDTQVTQRVSGILLNRKHEKVTFRNTYYKSQLIDTKYTKGQQVILTKSGKNYTPQNIKRDTSIVFTVGLVVFLLFYMKFDRKRLFISVLINAVIYYGFIQIIIKTHDSILLPLTVITALLISATALLVILGPSYQALMAYSSTVLSTTVAILLSIFVLGLSNYSGIHLEFTDFELQPYLGVFLSQVIFSVLGVILDETMDISSSLIEMKKEVEDIAESKLFKSGINIGKELIGPLINILLFIVIAEDLNVVLLYLSNGNPVGYTLNMTLSLGITQLLISAIGIVLTVPVTSFIASRIITRKVK, encoded by the coding sequence ATGAAAAAAAATATACGAATGCTCTTATTGGTTGGACTGTTAGTCATTCTGGCAACGGTCTTTACTCATTTCGACAGCTTCTTGTACGAAAATCCAGTTATGAAAGTTCAAGAAGTAGAAGTCTTGCATAAGAGTACCTCGACGGATCAATATAAAAATAGCGACACTCAGGTTACACAACGTGTCAGTGGAATTTTATTGAATCGTAAGCATGAAAAAGTAACTTTTAGAAATACGTATTACAAGTCACAGTTGATCGATACGAAATATACGAAGGGTCAACAAGTGATCTTGACTAAATCAGGAAAAAATTATACTCCGCAAAATATTAAACGTGATACTAGTATTGTCTTTACCGTTGGGTTAGTGGTTTTCTTACTGTTTTATATGAAATTTGACCGCAAACGGTTATTCATCAGTGTTTTGATCAATGCTGTAATTTACTATGGATTTATTCAAATTATTATAAAAACACACGATAGTATTTTATTGCCATTAACCGTTATAACGGCTTTGCTGATATCCGCAACGGCGTTATTAGTTATTTTAGGACCGAGTTATCAAGCTTTGATGGCATACTCAAGTACCGTCTTATCAACGACAGTAGCGATTTTGTTGAGCATTTTTGTTTTAGGATTGTCCAATTACAGTGGAATCCATCTGGAGTTTACGGATTTTGAATTGCAACCGTACTTAGGCGTCTTTTTGTCACAAGTTATCTTCAGTGTCTTAGGTGTTATTTTGGATGAAACGATGGATATTTCGTCGTCATTGATTGAAATGAAAAAAGAAGTCGAAGATATTGCTGAAAGTAAGTTGTTTAAATCCGGTATCAATATCGGTAAGGAATTAATTGGACCATTGATCAATATCTTGTTGTTTATCGTTATTGCCGAAGACTTGAATGTGGTCTTACTGTACTTGAGTAATGGCAACCCGGTAGGTTATACGTTGAATATGACCTTGAGTTTAGGAATTACTCAATTGTTGATCAGTGCGATTGGCATTGTTTTGACCGTACCAGTGACGAGCTTTATTGCTAGTCGAATAATTACAAGGAAGGTGAAATAA
- a CDS encoding ABC transporter ATP-binding protein, which produces MKPLLEIKHAVKTIYNDDDNLNILNNINLTINPKDFLVVLGTNGAGKSTLLDAITGTNKLTSGQILLNGDDITSENLAKRSRHISRVYQDPKSGTAPRMTVAENLLLAKRRGLPRRLRLRKLKENMPEFQELISNLPTLDNRLNTFTEKLSGGQRQTLSFLMAIIQRPELLLLDEHTAALDPQTSKDLMELTNKIILEKELTCMMITHDLSDAMKYGNRLIVLKKGEIILDLDKTEKDKLTESDLLQYF; this is translated from the coding sequence ATGAAACCATTACTAGAAATTAAACATGCCGTCAAAACTATTTATAATGACGACGATAATCTCAATATTCTCAACAACATCAACTTAACTATCAATCCCAAAGATTTCTTAGTCGTTTTAGGAACTAACGGTGCCGGTAAATCAACCTTACTAGATGCCATTACTGGAACAAACAAATTAACTTCTGGTCAAATTCTTCTCAACGGTGACGATATCACTAGTGAAAACTTAGCCAAAAGAAGTCGCCACATCAGTCGAGTTTATCAAGATCCAAAATCTGGAACAGCCCCTCGAATGACAGTTGCCGAAAATTTGTTACTTGCCAAGCGCCGTGGTTTACCTAGACGTTTAAGATTACGTAAATTAAAAGAAAACATGCCCGAATTTCAAGAATTAATTTCCAACTTGCCTACTTTGGACAATCGCTTGAATACTTTTACTGAGAAATTATCCGGTGGTCAAAGACAGACTTTGAGTTTCTTGATGGCCATTATTCAACGCCCAGAATTGTTACTGTTGGATGAACATACTGCTGCCCTTGATCCTCAAACTAGCAAGGACTTAATGGAATTAACTAACAAGATTATTTTGGAAAAAGAATTGACTTGCATGATGATCACCCACGACCTATCCGATGCCATGAAATACGGTAATCGCTTGATTGTTTTGAAGAAAGGTGAAATCATCCTCGATTTAGATAAAACTGAAAAAGATAAATTAACTGAAAGTGACTTGTTGCAATACTTTTAG
- a CDS encoding metal-sulfur cluster assembly factor: MTEDKTKKDLVMDALEKVIDPELGIDIVNLGLIYEVEIENETDAVITMTLTTMGCPLSDMLHDTITEAVKSVEGIKNCEIELVWYPIWDISKMSRYARVALGIPEGFGA, from the coding sequence ATGACAGAAGATAAGACAAAAAAAGACCTAGTCATGGATGCCTTGGAAAAGGTGATCGATCCTGAATTAGGAATTGATATTGTTAATTTGGGTTTGATTTATGAAGTCGAAATTGAAAACGAGACTGATGCCGTTATAACGATGACTTTGACCACAATGGGCTGTCCCCTCAGTGACATGTTGCATGATACGATTACTGAAGCCGTCAAGTCGGTCGAAGGAATCAAGAATTGTGAAATTGAATTAGTCTGGTATCCAATTTGGGATATTTCTAAAATGAGTCGTTATGCACGAGTGGCATTGGGAATTCCTGAAGGATTTGGTGCCTGA
- a CDS encoding PTS sugar transporter subunit IIC produces MGKSSGMQKFQANFTRIAGKIAANKLLLTLRDSFIIVAATSMIAGFAIMIQNVFVDPTNGLIFGKQGLGLGRLIAGSWAAWSTTGLFKGLTTVGNLIGLVSNGSLNTFAVLLVVIFSHTFSRKYFPKSKEHMTSVLYALGAFFICMPWKFQYTPDGAKKPIDVLNYIDTTFFGTKGVFAALLISGFAVWIYNKILEKNITIKMPDSVPPAVARSFESLIPGVVTMGVFIILTGLSTTFTGETMPELLLTALQKPALAISGTGLFAFVSQTTWSLLQWFGIHPTSIWGPIFGLTWNINDTQNMLGQAQHIYSTLFMNFSTVAAGSCSVSPVLALILFSKRAAAKKVSKISLMPAIFNISEPVTFGLPIILNPLYFIPWLVAQPLAFYIGLFFTKVGFIGPIVNNVPWTVPALLSGLLYTGSIKGLIVQAVIVVVTTAIYYPFVKMDNKLNPDIAKEAAMDQAHKESEKELKTSQA; encoded by the coding sequence ATGGGAAAGAGTAGTGGAATGCAAAAATTCCAAGCTAATTTTACTAGAATTGCTGGTAAAATCGCTGCGAACAAATTACTTTTAACATTACGTGATTCCTTTATCATTGTTGCCGCAACATCAATGATTGCTGGTTTCGCGATTATGATTCAAAATGTTTTTGTTGATCCTACCAATGGTTTGATTTTTGGTAAACAAGGTCTTGGACTTGGCCGATTGATTGCTGGATCTTGGGCTGCTTGGAGTACAACCGGATTATTTAAAGGATTGACTACCGTTGGTAATTTAATCGGACTTGTTTCAAATGGTTCATTGAATACCTTCGCGGTATTATTAGTAGTTATTTTTTCACATACATTTTCACGCAAATATTTCCCAAAGAGTAAGGAACATATGACTTCAGTTCTATATGCTCTAGGTGCATTTTTCATTTGTATGCCATGGAAATTTCAATATACACCAGACGGTGCTAAGAAACCTATTGATGTTTTAAATTACATTGATACAACATTTTTCGGTACTAAAGGTGTCTTCGCAGCTTTACTAATTAGTGGTTTTGCTGTTTGGATTTACAATAAGATTCTTGAAAAGAACATTACCATTAAAATGCCAGATTCAGTTCCACCTGCAGTTGCACGTAGTTTTGAATCATTGATTCCTGGTGTTGTTACAATGGGTGTTTTCATTATCTTAACTGGTTTAAGTACTACATTTACTGGCGAGACAATGCCCGAATTGCTATTAACAGCGTTACAAAAACCAGCTCTTGCTATTTCTGGTACAGGTTTGTTTGCTTTCGTATCACAAACAACATGGAGTTTGCTTCAATGGTTTGGTATTCACCCAACATCAATTTGGGGACCAATCTTTGGTTTAACATGGAACATTAACGATACACAAAATATGCTAGGTCAAGCCCAACACATTTATTCAACATTATTCATGAACTTTTCAACAGTTGCCGCTGGTTCATGTTCTGTATCACCTGTTCTAGCTTTGATCCTATTTTCAAAGAGAGCAGCTGCTAAGAAAGTTTCTAAGATTTCCTTGATGCCAGCTATCTTCAACATTTCAGAGCCAGTAACTTTCGGTTTACCTATTATCTTGAATCCTTTGTATTTCATTCCTTGGTTAGTTGCTCAACCATTAGCATTTTACATTGGATTATTCTTTACGAAGGTCGGATTCATAGGACCTATTGTTAATAACGTTCCTTGGACAGTGCCAGCATTACTATCTGGACTTCTTTATACGGGTTCAATCAAGGGATTAATTGTCCAAGCAGTTATCGTTGTAGTAACAACAGCAATCTATTACCCATTCGTTAAGATGGATAACAAGTTGAATCCTGATATTGCTAAAGAAGCTGCCATGGATCAAGCTCATAAAGAATCAGAAAAAGAATTAAAGACTAGTCAAGCATAA
- the trpX gene encoding tryptophan ABC transporter substrate-binding protein, which produces MKHTRRLYVTLIALAMFLIFAYFYTGRADTQKQNAIPKVGILQLMSHPALDQINKGINDTLKKNGYIDGKNVKIEFQNAQNDQSNLRTISKQFVQDNVDVAVGIATPSVQSLKNATSKIPIVMGAVTDPEGAGIISNNNKPGKNITGVSDQAPLEAQLQLMKQVIPNLKTIGIIYTSSDASATSQMKKMQKLAKKQGFNVKVSSINSVNDIQQVGTALAESVQTIYVPTDNTVASGMKLLSSIATKQNIAVFPAATTMVKDGGLATVGLSQYELGEETGKHVVRILEHKEDPATTPVTFMKKGHLMLNEKMAKKLNIQFSDSLIKQAQKKGQIIK; this is translated from the coding sequence ATGAAACATACGAGAAGACTTTACGTAACACTTATAGCACTAGCAATGTTCTTGATTTTTGCATATTTTTACACGGGGAGAGCTGATACACAGAAACAAAATGCCATCCCTAAAGTTGGTATCTTACAATTGATGTCGCATCCAGCTTTGGACCAAATCAACAAGGGAATCAACGATACTTTGAAGAAAAATGGTTATATTGATGGCAAGAATGTCAAAATCGAATTCCAAAATGCCCAAAATGATCAAAGTAATCTACGGACTATCAGTAAACAATTTGTTCAAGATAACGTCGATGTAGCTGTTGGTATCGCTACTCCATCAGTTCAATCACTCAAGAATGCCACTTCAAAGATTCCTATCGTCATGGGGGCTGTCACTGATCCAGAAGGTGCCGGTATCATCAGTAACAATAATAAACCAGGCAAGAATATCACTGGTGTTTCTGATCAAGCGCCACTTGAAGCTCAACTTCAATTAATGAAACAAGTTATTCCCAATCTCAAAACTATCGGTATTATTTATACATCCAGCGACGCATCCGCAACTAGTCAAATGAAGAAAATGCAAAAGCTCGCTAAGAAACAAGGTTTCAATGTTAAAGTTTCCAGTATCAATTCCGTCAACGATATCCAACAAGTCGGAACTGCTTTGGCAGAAAGTGTTCAAACAATCTACGTTCCAACTGACAATACCGTTGCTTCTGGTATGAAACTACTATCTTCTATCGCAACTAAACAAAACATCGCCGTTTTCCCAGCCGCTACAACCATGGTTAAAGATGGTGGACTAGCAACAGTTGGTTTGAGCCAATACGAACTAGGTGAAGAAACTGGTAAACATGTTGTCAGAATTCTCGAACACAAAGAAGATCCTGCGACAACACCTGTTACTTTCATGAAGAAAGGCCACTTGATGCTCAACGAAAAGATGGCTAAGAAACTCAATATTCAATTCTCTGACTCACTTATCAAACAAGCTCAAAAGAAAGGACAAATAATCAAATGA
- a CDS encoding PTS sugar transporter subunit IIB, producing the protein MKQLKIAIFCSGGFSTSLIGSKMQKVYDAEGKDVKVDAYDFGMVDEVGDDVDVILLAPQIAWAFDQTVEGHPNTKVIQLTMQEFGSMDGEVLVNALKEKGID; encoded by the coding sequence ATGAAACAATTAAAGATCGCTATTTTCTGTAGTGGAGGTTTTTCCACAAGTTTGATTGGTTCAAAAATGCAAAAAGTTTATGACGCTGAAGGTAAGGACGTTAAGGTTGATGCTTATGATTTCGGTATGGTAGATGAAGTTGGGGACGATGTTGATGTCATTTTACTTGCCCCACAAATTGCCTGGGCTTTTGACCAAACTGTTGAAGGACATCCTAATACCAAAGTTATTCAGTTGACGATGCAAGAATTTGGAAGCATGGACGGCGAAGTTCTTGTAAACGCATTGAAAGAGAAGGGAATAGATTAA
- a CDS encoding YibE/F family protein, translating to MLYLFLTFVVLLLIVMGTRGLTLLFGLGINVISVLALLILIADGFNILITTGIIAMVILVVAIYMNVDNTKTASTAFKTSLLIMVVILLITVPLEFWANAQGLAAENQDELESFSLAAGISYPQLAISIIVINSLGVISETSVAITSGLNEIVENKPTLTPTEIFNDGFSVGNKILNTQTNTLLFNFFSSTFPLFFVIHSLGYGVGEIVNDKLVVAEVLTTLICTIGVILTVPITSYLVYRGSKKVTAN from the coding sequence ATGTTGTATCTATTTTTGACCTTCGTTGTTTTGTTATTGATCGTTATGGGAACACGAGGTTTGACTTTATTATTTGGATTAGGCATCAATGTGATTTCAGTGTTGGCATTGTTGATACTGATTGCGGATGGTTTCAATATCTTGATCACGACTGGAATCATCGCCATGGTAATTTTAGTTGTAGCGATTTATATGAACGTTGATAATACTAAGACTGCTAGCACAGCTTTTAAGACCTCACTATTGATAATGGTAGTGATCTTATTAATTACCGTACCTTTGGAATTTTGGGCCAATGCTCAAGGTCTAGCAGCGGAAAATCAGGATGAATTGGAATCCTTCTCGTTAGCAGCCGGAATATCGTATCCACAACTGGCCATTTCTATTATTGTAATTAACAGTTTGGGAGTTATCTCAGAAACTAGTGTTGCTATTACGAGTGGTTTGAATGAAATCGTCGAAAATAAACCTACTTTGACGCCAACAGAAATTTTTAACGATGGTTTTTCTGTAGGTAATAAGATTTTGAACACGCAAACTAATACGCTTTTGTTCAACTTCTTCTCATCGACATTCCCATTGTTCTTTGTGATTCACTCACTAGGATATGGTGTCGGTGAAATCGTGAATGATAAGTTGGTGGTGGCAGAGGTGTTGACTACTTTGATCTGTACGATTGGCGTTATTTTAACGGTGCCGATTACTTCTTATTTAGTTTATCGAGGATCGAAAAAAGTTACCGCTAACTAA
- a CDS encoding HAD family hydrolase: protein MIDAMIFDFNGTMIFDGLIQKRAWGKFLEVEFNRELTSQDYQLHIAGINNRNTFEYYLDRSISDTELAQLSDKKENIYREICLNTPDEFQLVPGLADFLDWCKNNNIKLNIATASEYSNVVFFFDQLQLGRWFDLDEVAFNDGQIKGKPAPDIFLKAIENVGGKANNSAIFEDSVSGIQAANTARASKVVLVEDPKLEKVNLSENLRIDKLIQSYSDINKFFQE, encoded by the coding sequence ATGATTGATGCAATGATCTTTGATTTTAACGGTACGATGATTTTCGACGGCTTGATTCAAAAACGAGCTTGGGGAAAATTCTTAGAAGTCGAATTTAATAGAGAATTGACTAGTCAAGACTATCAACTCCACATTGCTGGAATCAATAATCGCAATACTTTCGAGTATTATTTAGATAGAAGTATTTCAGACACTGAATTGGCTCAATTATCGGATAAAAAAGAGAACATTTATCGAGAAATTTGTCTGAATACTCCGGATGAGTTCCAATTGGTACCAGGATTAGCCGACTTCTTGGACTGGTGTAAGAATAATAACATCAAGCTGAACATCGCAACGGCTTCGGAATATTCCAACGTGGTATTTTTCTTCGATCAATTGCAGTTAGGACGTTGGTTCGACTTAGATGAGGTAGCTTTCAATGATGGTCAAATCAAGGGTAAACCGGCACCGGATATCTTCTTGAAAGCTATCGAAAATGTTGGCGGCAAAGCTAATAATAGTGCCATTTTTGAAGATTCAGTTTCTGGTATTCAAGCTGCCAACACGGCTCGAGCGAGCAAAGTAGTCTTAGTTGAAGATCCAAAATTGGAAAAGGTAAATTTGTCCGAGAATTTACGAATAGATAAATTAATTCAAAGTTATTCTGATATTAATAAGTTCTTCCAAGAATAA
- a CDS encoding glycoside hydrolase family 13 protein yields MAKSDWWKKSVVYQVYPRSYQDSNNDGIGDLPGLTSRLAYIKDLGADVIWLNPIYKSPDKDNGYDISDYRSIQPEYGTMDDFDQMLQRAHSLGLKIMMDLVVNHTSDQNKWFQESKKSKDNPYRDYYVWRDPVDGHEPNNWGSYFNGSTWKFDETTGQYYLHLFAEGQPDLNWENPKVRDEVWSIMRFWLDKGVDGFRMDVINLISKPQGLPDGQKAPDEKYADVGKVVADGPRLNEFLQEMNQKVLSKYDVMTVGEMPDSTPEDAIKYTGLDSHELNMVFQFDHVTLSGNPDKRLGKWYDKPIKLVELKKSLSTWENELDGKGWNSLYWNNHDQPRAVSRFGNDDPKYRDKAAKMLGTTLHMMQGTPYVYEGEELGMTNVHYSKLSQFEDLESLNAYHEFVDDEKIVDKDSMLKYLSYKSRDNARTPMQWDKTKNAGFTSGKPWFELNPNYQAINARDQIEDSNSVFSYYKKLIELRHKSDLIVYGDYELLDPEDEEVFAYKRRYNGETLLVISNFTAKELTRDYGQKDGQLLIGNYDDDKNMNLRPYESKVYLFR; encoded by the coding sequence ATGGCAAAAAGTGATTGGTGGAAGAAATCAGTCGTTTATCAAGTTTATCCAAGAAGTTATCAAGATAGTAATAATGATGGTATTGGTGATTTACCAGGTTTGACTAGTCGTTTAGCTTATATCAAGGATTTAGGCGCTGATGTTATTTGGCTGAACCCAATTTATAAGTCACCTGATAAAGATAATGGTTATGATATTAGCGATTATCGCAGTATTCAACCAGAATATGGAACGATGGATGATTTTGACCAGATGCTTCAAAGAGCACACAGCCTAGGTTTAAAAATCATGATGGATCTAGTCGTAAATCATACTTCTGATCAAAATAAATGGTTCCAAGAGAGCAAAAAATCAAAAGATAATCCATATCGTGACTACTATGTATGGCGTGATCCAGTAGATGGTCATGAACCTAATAATTGGGGTTCTTATTTCAATGGTTCAACTTGGAAATTCGATGAAACGACTGGGCAGTATTACTTACACCTATTCGCTGAAGGACAACCAGATTTGAATTGGGAAAATCCTAAAGTTCGTGATGAAGTTTGGAGTATTATGCGCTTTTGGCTTGATAAAGGCGTCGATGGTTTTAGAATGGACGTTATCAATTTAATTTCCAAACCACAAGGACTACCTGATGGTCAAAAAGCTCCCGATGAAAAATACGCTGATGTTGGTAAAGTAGTTGCCGATGGACCACGTTTGAATGAATTCTTGCAAGAAATGAATCAAAAGGTTTTATCAAAATATGACGTTATGACGGTTGGTGAAATGCCTGATTCAACGCCTGAAGATGCTATTAAATACACCGGCTTAGATTCACATGAATTGAATATGGTCTTTCAATTTGACCACGTAACTTTGTCAGGAAATCCGGATAAACGTTTAGGCAAATGGTATGACAAGCCAATTAAATTAGTTGAGTTGAAGAAGTCATTGAGTACTTGGGAAAATGAACTCGATGGCAAAGGCTGGAATAGTTTGTATTGGAACAATCATGATCAACCAAGAGCGGTTTCTAGATTTGGAAATGATGATCCTAAGTACCGTGATAAAGCTGCCAAAATGTTGGGAACTACTTTGCACATGATGCAAGGAACTCCTTACGTTTATGAAGGTGAAGAATTAGGCATGACCAATGTTCATTATTCGAAACTTTCACAGTTTGAAGATTTGGAATCTTTGAATGCTTATCATGAATTCGTAGACGATGAGAAGATTGTTGATAAAGATTCAATGTTGAAATATTTGTCCTATAAATCCAGAGATAACGCTAGAACACCAATGCAATGGGATAAAACTAAAAATGCTGGCTTTACTAGTGGGAAACCTTGGTTTGAGTTGAATCCTAATTACCAAGCAATCAACGCTAGAGACCAAATTGAAGATAGTAATTCAGTCTTTAGTTACTATAAAAAGTTGATTGAGTTACGTCACAAGAGCGATTTGATTGTTTATGGTGATTACGAGTTGTTGGACCCAGAAGATGAGGAAGTATTTGCTTATAAACGTCGCTATAACGGTGAGACTTTGTTAGTTATCAGCAACTTCACGGCTAAAGAACTTACGCGAGACTACGGTCAAAAGGATGGTCAGTTGTTGATCGGCAATTACGATGATGATAAGAATATGAACTTGAGACCTTATGAATCGAAAGTATATTTATTTAGATAA
- a CDS encoding GntR family transcriptional regulator yields the protein MKETPKYVIVANRLRQQILEKEYKINEQLPQETAIAKTLNVSRITVRKALDILVNEGLIYRIQGSGTFVKDNHPGERNEVRRSVEIFDFNKYQVRLINFGVSKPSPVVMNQMNINQFDLTYEVERLIMDGDRIIALQNIFMPVKIIQGMQMNSLMGSIYDFIEKDLGFTIDSAIRTISSEISNEETSGLLDLPKPEPLLTVEQRSFLDNGQIFEYAYTYIRSSQFSIHEAI from the coding sequence ATGAAAGAGACGCCCAAATATGTGATTGTGGCGAATCGTTTAAGACAACAAATACTGGAAAAAGAATACAAAATAAATGAGCAATTACCGCAAGAAACTGCAATTGCTAAAACTTTGAATGTTAGTCGAATTACGGTTAGAAAAGCACTAGATATATTAGTTAATGAAGGTTTAATCTATAGAATTCAAGGATCAGGTACCTTTGTAAAAGATAACCATCCTGGAGAAAGAAACGAAGTAAGACGTTCGGTAGAAATTTTTGATTTTAATAAGTATCAAGTAAGGCTGATAAATTTTGGCGTTAGTAAGCCCAGTCCAGTGGTAATGAATCAAATGAATATTAATCAATTTGATTTAACCTATGAAGTAGAACGTTTGATTATGGATGGAGATAGAATAATTGCTCTGCAGAATATTTTTATGCCAGTCAAGATTATTCAAGGTATGCAAATGAACTCTTTAATGGGATCAATTTATGATTTTATTGAAAAAGATTTGGGTTTCACAATTGATAGCGCAATTAGAACGATTTCTTCGGAAATATCTAATGAGGAAACTTCTGGATTGTTGGATTTACCAAAACCAGAGCCATTATTAACAGTTGAACAACGTTCATTTTTAGATAATGGTCAAATTTTTGAGTATGCGTATACTTATATTCGGTCGTCACAGTTTTCAATACACGAAGCAATTTGA
- a CDS encoding ABC transporter permease: MNLIVSTISQGFIWSIMAIGLFITFRILDFPDMTVEGSFPLGAVTAVSLIQSGHSTLYSLLIAFIFGCLAGFATAFLYAKLNVPILLAGILTMTALYSINLRILGKANMSLTKSTNIFNQFGLDKLPTNFNGIILGIIIIAIIIFLLIIFLNTEKGQAVIATGDNETMAASLGINTTVMKFIGLMVSNGIVAITGGLIAQQNGFADVNMGIGVIVIGLSAIIIGEVIYPDVPLSIRLITIVIGSIVYRLILMIVLQLGFNTNDLKLISAIILALCLALPTIRAQFLKTMRNGVKTK; encoded by the coding sequence ATGAATCTAATCGTCTCTACTATCAGTCAAGGTTTCATCTGGTCCATCATGGCTATCGGATTGTTCATCACTTTCAGAATCCTCGACTTTCCTGATATGACCGTTGAAGGAAGTTTCCCATTGGGTGCTGTAACAGCCGTCAGTCTAATTCAAAGTGGTCATTCAACGCTATATTCACTCTTAATTGCCTTTATCTTCGGATGTTTAGCTGGTTTCGCAACAGCTTTTCTATATGCTAAATTGAACGTCCCTATCCTATTAGCTGGTATCTTAACAATGACAGCACTTTATTCCATTAATTTGAGAATTTTGGGTAAAGCTAACATGTCATTAACTAAATCTACTAATATCTTTAATCAATTTGGTTTAGATAAATTACCTACTAATTTCAACGGTATCATCTTAGGTATCATCATCATCGCCATTATCATCTTCTTATTGATCATTTTCTTAAACACTGAAAAAGGTCAAGCCGTCATCGCAACTGGTGACAACGAAACAATGGCCGCATCCCTTGGTATCAACACAACTGTTATGAAATTCATCGGTTTGATGGTTTCTAACGGAATCGTCGCTATCACTGGTGGCTTGATTGCTCAACAAAATGGTTTTGCGGACGTCAACATGGGTATCGGTGTCATCGTTATCGGTCTTTCTGCCATTATCATCGGTGAAGTAATTTATCCCGACGTTCCACTAAGCATTCGTTTAATTACCATCGTAATTGGTAGTATCGTTTACCGTTTGATCTTGATGATTGTCCTACAACTAGGCTTCAATACCAACGATTTGAAGTTGATCTCAGCTATCATCTTGGCACTATGTCTAGCACTACCAACGATTCGCGCACAATTCCTAAAAACTATGAGAAATGGGGTTAAAACTAAATGA